From Plasmodium brasilianum strain Bolivian I chromosome 2, whole genome shotgun sequence, one genomic window encodes:
- a CDS encoding hypothetical protein (conserved Plasmodium protein) yields the protein MRLIPFVLFSLVQAVLWYCKKINCFHVITKQSSSFFRKYNIPCNPINSKNLVKRRRCENDKKKLEHNKLYFSHYDETERGEKGTSNINLKDQEKNVVNDIQGVWKFYLPVFIMDKEFEMEKGNEHSESQEVDNKEETDNSEDLDDFKMTSKKDRKAKDEANGGVREEISDSDNLGILRGERMHPLPMFVYNYEEIVSASNTTYAYWSNEPLEKNIYQCTIKIINKMNNKYMIILQGYLFISNINAINDKNIRLMPCQIFGNLFLSNNDSVEKKSLIPPNMKLYDKKGNEVKDILSILEKKLPEFRKDKKKIDSFLGLRKWKFLGVSTAYKIVGEGKNIFNINHFLTGKDENIFYNVMDFDTVNTNYNKKGFIHLKEIFNSYFEKPSSYVLSSIMENVSCHF from the coding sequence ATGCGGTTAATTccatttgttcttttttcattagtTCAAGCAGTACTATggtattgtaaaaaaataaactgtTTTCATGTAATAACAAAGCAGTCAAGTAGTTTTTTtcgaaaatataatattccttGTAATCCTATAAATAGTAAGAACTTAGTTAAGCGTAGGAGATGTGAAaatgataagaaaaaattagaacataataaattgtatttttcaCATTATGACGAAACAGAGAGAGGTGAGAAAGGTACTTCTAACATTAACTTAAAGGATCAGGAGAAAAATGTCGTAAATGATATACAGGGTGTATGGAAATTTTACCTTCCTGTATTTATAATGGATAAGGAATTTGAAATGGAAAAGGGAAATGAACATAGTGAAAGCCAGGAAGTGgataataaagaagaaacaGACAATTCGGAAGATTTGGATGATTTCAAAATGACTAGCAAAAAGGATCGAAAAGCAAAAGATGAAGCAAATGGAGGAGTACGTGAAGAAATCTCAGACAGTGATAACCTTGGCATTCTAAGAGGAGAACGAATGCACCCTTTACCTATGTTTGTGTATAACTATGAAGAAATAGTATCAGCCTCTAATACCACTTATGCTTATTGGTCTAATGAACCccttgaaaaaaatatttatcagTGTACGATTAAAATTATcaacaaaatgaataataaatatatgattatattacaaggatatttatttatatcaaatataaatgCAATTAATGATAAGAATATTCGCTTAATGCCATGTCAAATATTTGGcaacttatttttatctaataATGATAGTGTAGAAAAGAAGTCGCTAATTCCACCTAATATGAAactatatgataaaaaaggaaatgaagTAAAGGatattttatcaattttagaaaaaaaattaccagAGTttagaaaagataaaaaaaaaattgattcATTTTTGGGCTTAAGGAAATGGAAGTTTCTTGGAGTTTCGACTGCCTATAAAATAGTAggagaaggaaaaaatatatttaatataaatcattttttaactggaaaggatgaaaatattttttataatgtcATGGACTTTGATACAGTTAACaccaattataataaaaaggggTTTATACATttgaaagaaatatttaattcttATTTTGAAAAGCCTTCCAGTTATGTTCTTTCCTCCATCATGGAAAATGTAAGTTgtcatttttaa
- a CDS encoding RNA-binding protein, with amino-acid sequence MEEEEEEVNHMMPLHFKTKKNHKNDITNIGKKACEDIKENLTSDIKVIGQYHLEQMNMVDGNYITENTRKLNTENKNEEKDEWMIYVSNNSYGPYNLEQVIKLWNEKRINIMTTIFKKGENNWKFVYNDEILKKHLLHKDVTDNYSNVRTKDISNKHVSWEHSLNSTCHIDSNDHTLDYNKGKGGENKSINDNGNDKLHEQIEANEIDLEKLRKREKKKKYLERKKKKIEEGLCDKKVKNNSIYITGLPKDVTKEEINNVFKKAGIIKIDAESTEPKIKIYYDENNNVKGDALVTYVYTQSVDIAIKYFDNFYFRQDCLIHVEKAQFSKKKEPVKVSKEEILIKKKKIKAAKYEQLRLQKWGEVYMGTKKKIVIFRNVFSYEDAVKYDEGDPFYDFIKNLIEMEVKKYVPVYKVYPIPKHPNGIVCVKFKEVEEAEMIVSCFKDIELNDKKLEVYFYDGKQDLKAQCLSSKNCPKVHTENLSEINTQEKNMDHNNPPCLIKNNLQSFHEWIDNQSEDEEHEIKVE; translated from the exons atggaggaagaggaagaagaagtGAACCACATGATGCCCttacattttaaaacaaaaaaaaatcataagaacgatataacaaatattggAAAGAAGGCATGTGaagatataaaagaaaatttaacaaGTGACATAAAAGTGATTGGGCAATATCACTTGGAACAGATGAATATGGTAGATGGTAATTACATAACAGAAAATACgagaaaattaaatacagaaaataaaaatgaagaaaaggaTGAATGGATGATTTATGTGAGTAATAATTCTTATGGACCATATAACTTAGAACAAGTTATTAAATTAtggaatgaaaaaagaattaatattatgacaactatatttaaaaagggggaaaataactggaaatttgtttataacgatgaaatattaaaaaaacatttactCCATAAAGATGTAACTGATAATTACTCAAACGTTAGAACAAAAGATATTAGTAATAAACATGTCTCATGGGAGCATTCTCTAAATAGCACTTGTCATATAGACTCGAATGATCATACATTAGACTACAATAAGGGTAAAGGCGGCGAAAATAAATCCATTAACGACAATGGTAACGATAAACTTCATGAACAAATTGAAGCAAACGAGATAGATCTGGAAAAACTTAgaaaaagagagaaaaaaaaaaaatatttagaaagaaaaaaaaaaaaaattgaggaAGGATTGTGcgataaaaaagttaaaaataactCCATTTACATAACAGGTTTACCAAAAGATGTAACTAAAGAAGAGATAAATAATGTGTTTAAAAAAGCaggaattataaaaattgatgCAGAAAGCACAGAAcccaaaataaaaatatactatgACGAAAATAATAACGTAAAGGGAGACGCTTTAGTTACCTATGTGTATACACAAAGTGTAGATATAGCAATcaaatattttgataatttttattttaggcAAGATTGTTTGATTCATGTTGAAAAAGCAcaatttagtaaaaaaaaagaacctGTAAAGGTAtcaaaagaagaaattttaattaaaaaaaaaaaaattaaagccgcaaaatatgaacaacTTAGATTACAAAAATGGGGAGAGGTTTACATGGGGACAAAGAAgaaaattgtaatttttagGAATGTATTTTCGTATGAGGACGCAGTG aaatatgaTGAAGGAGACCCGTTTTatgattttataaaaaatttgatcgAAATg GAAGTAAAAAAGTATGTTCCTGTATACAAAGTTTACCCGATACCA AAACATCCCAACGGAATTGTATGTGTCAAGTTCAAAGAAGTGGAGGAGGCGGAGATGATTGTATCT tgCTTTAAAGATATCGAGCTTAATGACAAAAAACTGGAAGTGTATTTTTATGATGGAAAACAAGATTTAAAGGCACAATGTCTTTCTTCAAAg AATTGTCCGAAAGTACATACAGAAAATCTGTCCGAAATAAATACTCAAGAAAAGAACATGG aTCATAATAATCCACCCTGTCTGATAAAGAACAATTTGCAATCTTTTCAt GAATGGATTGATAATCAAAGTGAAGATGAAGAACACGAAATAAAAGTGGAATAA
- a CDS encoding alpha/beta hydrolase has product MGNSLSNSALFRPTEPSYDDDLKNLIFIPELMNIDINRFWDDKTFEIFNKEENTKELNKKKFPALFLYNSKKLKTKHTIMYFHSNSCDLGQIYDELQNLYKHLHANILAIEYVGFGLCYLEGSTNQYNINRRALAAYYFLRSLNLKSENIILFGRSIGTGVATKLAYNLKLLGNFVGGIILHSPYISIEKLVEEYFSYSSYIIENIYDNFKNLSILSNNDDSDTPFLLIHGKEDEVISVSHSEYLMKNLNNKFKTASYPSDSYHNYYYVIDDLGVPIKTFLDTSSKSRYESSVDIIVPKSFFKKELTTYRINYIRADEHEKKKDGNLKKADNTLYLQQIRKEKKKGVINTINNNKSDKSDKSDKSDKSDKSDKSDKSDKSDKSDKMNKSMNRVQRLAEEYSKKLDANQKEKSSDTIGKINKYGSPTNKDKYHKNKGIPCMDKEVDTDVSREGKIKQKKYIDHNLLNISQKGKIKTGHNQQICSSEQSDSKSDTQKEKKNF; this is encoded by the exons atgggCAATTCCCTATCGAATTCAGCACTATTTCGTCCTACCGAACCAAGT TATGATGATGACTTGAAAAACCTAATATTTATTCCCGAGTTAATGAATATTGATATAAACAGATTTTGGGATGATAAAacatttgaaatatttaataaagaagagaatacaaaagaattaaataaaaaaaaatttcccgCTCTGTTTTTATACAACtcgaaaaaattaaaaactaaACATACTATCATGTATTTTCATAGCAATTCTTGTGATTTAGGACAAATATATGATGAGTTACAAAACTTATATAAACATCTACATGCAAATATTTTAGCAATAGAATATGTCGGATTTGGTTTATGTTACTTGGAAGGTTCTACTAATCAGTACAATATTAACCGACGAGCATTGGctgcatattattttttaagatctttaaatttaaaaagtgaaaatattatactgTTTGGTAGATCAATAGGTACAGGTGTTGCTACTAAATTagcatataatttaaaattgcTTGGAAATTTTGTAGGAGGAATTATATTACATTCGCCATATATATCTATTGAAAAATTAGTTGaggaatatttttcttattcttcttatattattgaaaatatatatgataattttaaaaatctgTCAATTCTTAGTAACAACGATGATTCTGATACTCCGTTCTTACTTATACATGGAAAAGAAGATGAAGTAATAAGTGTATCTCATTCTGAATATCTCatgaaaaatttgaataataaGTTCAAAACAGCTTCTTATCCTAGTGATTCCTACCATAATTATTACTATGTCATTGAC GACCTTGGTGTACCCATCAAGACATTTCTGGACACCTCGAGCAAATCGCGGTATGAAAGTAGTGTCGACATTATTGTTCCAAagtccttttttaaaaaaga GCTAACTACATACCgaataaattatatcagAGCAGATGAacatgaaaagaaaaaggatggaaatttgaaaaaagcaGATAATACATTGTACCTTCAacaaataagaaaagaaaaaaagaaaggagtaatcaatacaataaataataataaaagtgaTAAAAGTGATAAAAGTGATAAAAGTGATAAAAGTGACAAAAGTGACAAAAGTGACAAAAGTGACAAAAGTGACAAAAGTgacaaaatgaataaaagtaTGAATAGAGTTCAAAGATTGGCTGAGGAATATTCAAAGAAACTGGATGCTAAtcagaaagaaaaaagtagtGACACAAtaggtaaaataaataagtatggGAGTCCTacaaataaagataaatatcACAAAAATAAAGGTATACCTTGTATGGATAAAGAAGTAGACACAGATGTTAGCAgagaaggaaaaataaaacaaaagaaatatattgatcataatttattaaatatatcacaaaaaggaaaaattaaaacaggACATAATCAACAAATATGTTCCTCTGAACAAAGCGATTCAAAAAGTGACactcaaaaagaaaaaaaaaatttttaa